The Streptomyces pactum genome contains a region encoding:
- a CDS encoding HAMP domain-containing protein: MTSDSTGTVDTVPGDQELRRLLAGLTAVRDGDFGTRLPDEADGLMGDIAKVFNGMVDQLSVFTSEVTRVSREVGTEGTLGGQAKVPGVSGTWADLTDSVNAMAGNLTTQVRDIAQVATAVAEGDLSQKIDVDARGEILELKNTINTMVDQLSAFADEVTRVAREVGTDGRLGGQADVQGVRGTWRDLTDSVNFMAGNLTSQVRNVAQVATAVAEGDLSQKITVDARGEILELKNTINTMVDQLSAFADEVTRVAREVGTEGNLGGRAQVRGVSGTWKDLTDNVNSMANNLTGQVRSIAQVATAVARGDLSQRITVEAKGEVAALADVINTMVDTLSAFADEVTRVAREVGTEGRLGGQAHVPNVAGTWKDLTDNVNSMANNLTGQVRNIALVTTAVARGDLSKKIDVDARGEILELKTTINTMVDQLSAFADEVTRVAREVGTEGRLGGQAEVEGVSGTWKRLTENVNELAGNLTRQVRAIAGVTSAVAEGDLTRSIDVEASGEVAELKDNINSMVESLRETTRANQEQDWLKTNLARISGLMQGHRDLPVVAELIMDELVPLVSAQYGAFYLAEDGDDGPELRLVGSYGYPGEASRPIRIAFGRTLVGQAARSRRTIMVDELPPGYVTISSGLGEVVPAALVLVPIVVEGQVLGVIELASVTSFTQIHRDFLEMLMETIGVNVNTIVANARTDELLAESQRLTAELQARSAELQVQQEELQRSNAELEDKASLLVTQNRDIEAKNLQIEQARQELEARAQQLSLASKYKSEFLANMSHELRTPLNSLLILAQLLAQNPSRNLTPKQVEYAGIIHSAGSDLLQLINDILDLSKVEAGKMDVAPERVTLRQLIEYVEATFRPMTSQKGLEFKVTTAAGAPADLLTDDSRLRQVLRNLLSNAVKFTERGGVELAVEPAPDDEVPAGVLRGGAVVAFRVKDTGIGIPEQNLESIFGAFQQADGTTSRKYGGTGLGLSITREIAQLLGGAVTVDSTPDRGSTFTLFLPVARPDFEELLARGPEHAQVAPAADALARTAPVPEITGGHRQRPRRLLVVEERPRGLLTLVAESVIADLTHGRDDTGDRPPLDVITAVGAQEAVGALAAEPCHCVVLELGMPDSEASRFLEALRDDSAPPSVPVLVHSGHRADAALEESLRAGAEGGALEFLSSLDELRERIALHLAAEEPGDVLSLVRPEEPRSPVPEAVGDSPAGRTVLVVDDDARNLFALSGILELHGFRVLHAENGRRGIETLLAHPDVALVLMDVMMPEMDGYTATAEIRRMPRYAELPIIAVTAKAMPGDREKSLASGASDYVTKPVDTHDLMACVRRWLPA, encoded by the coding sequence ATGACCAGCGACAGCACCGGAACCGTCGACACGGTTCCGGGCGATCAGGAGTTGCGGCGCCTCCTGGCGGGCCTGACGGCCGTGCGGGACGGCGACTTCGGCACCCGTCTGCCGGACGAGGCGGACGGCCTGATGGGCGACATCGCCAAGGTCTTCAACGGCATGGTGGACCAGTTGTCCGTGTTCACCTCCGAGGTCACCCGGGTGTCGCGCGAGGTGGGCACGGAGGGGACCCTCGGCGGTCAGGCGAAGGTGCCGGGCGTCTCGGGCACCTGGGCGGACCTGACGGACTCGGTCAACGCCATGGCGGGGAACCTGACCACCCAGGTCCGTGACATCGCCCAGGTCGCCACGGCCGTGGCCGAGGGCGACCTCTCCCAGAAGATCGACGTGGACGCCCGCGGCGAGATCCTCGAGCTGAAGAACACCATCAACACGATGGTCGACCAGCTCTCCGCCTTCGCCGACGAGGTCACCCGCGTCGCCCGCGAGGTCGGCACCGACGGACGCCTCGGCGGCCAGGCCGACGTCCAGGGCGTCAGGGGCACGTGGCGCGACCTCACCGACTCGGTGAACTTCATGGCGGGCAACCTGACCAGCCAGGTCCGCAACGTCGCGCAGGTGGCGACCGCCGTGGCCGAGGGCGACCTCTCCCAGAAGATCACCGTCGACGCCCGCGGCGAGATCCTCGAGCTGAAGAACACCATCAACACGATGGTCGACCAGCTCTCCGCCTTCGCCGACGAGGTCACCCGCGTCGCCCGCGAGGTCGGCACCGAGGGCAACCTGGGCGGGCGCGCGCAGGTGCGCGGTGTGTCGGGTACCTGGAAGGACCTGACCGACAACGTCAACTCCATGGCCAACAACCTCACCGGCCAGGTCCGCTCCATCGCCCAGGTGGCCACCGCCGTGGCGCGCGGCGACCTGTCGCAGCGGATCACCGTCGAGGCCAAGGGCGAGGTCGCGGCGCTGGCCGACGTCATCAACACGATGGTCGACACGCTGTCGGCGTTCGCCGACGAGGTCACCCGCGTCGCCCGCGAGGTCGGCACCGAGGGCCGGCTCGGCGGCCAGGCGCACGTGCCGAACGTCGCCGGGACCTGGAAGGACCTCACCGACAACGTCAACTCCATGGCCAACAACCTCACCGGCCAGGTCCGCAACATCGCGCTGGTGACGACCGCGGTGGCCCGGGGCGACCTCTCGAAGAAGATCGACGTCGACGCGCGCGGCGAGATCCTGGAGCTGAAGACGACCATCAACACGATGGTCGACCAGCTCTCCGCCTTCGCCGACGAGGTCACCCGCGTCGCCCGCGAGGTCGGCACCGAGGGCCGGCTCGGCGGCCAGGCCGAGGTGGAGGGCGTCTCCGGCACCTGGAAGCGCCTCACGGAGAACGTCAACGAGCTGGCCGGCAACCTCACCCGCCAGGTCCGCGCGATCGCCGGGGTCACCTCCGCCGTCGCCGAGGGCGACCTGACCCGCTCCATCGACGTGGAGGCTTCGGGCGAGGTCGCCGAGCTGAAGGACAACATCAACTCCATGGTGGAGTCCCTGCGCGAGACCACGCGGGCCAACCAGGAGCAGGACTGGCTCAAGACCAACCTCGCCCGGATCTCCGGCCTGATGCAGGGGCACCGGGACCTGCCCGTGGTCGCCGAGCTGATCATGGACGAGCTGGTCCCGCTGGTGTCGGCCCAGTACGGCGCGTTCTATCTGGCCGAGGACGGCGACGACGGGCCCGAGCTGCGGCTCGTCGGCTCCTACGGATACCCCGGGGAGGCGAGCAGGCCCATCCGCATCGCCTTCGGCCGCACTCTGGTCGGCCAGGCCGCGCGCAGCCGGCGCACCATCATGGTGGACGAGCTTCCGCCGGGCTACGTGACCATCTCCTCGGGACTCGGCGAGGTCGTGCCGGCCGCTCTGGTGCTGGTGCCCATCGTGGTCGAGGGGCAGGTTCTCGGCGTGATCGAGCTGGCGTCGGTCACCTCGTTCACGCAGATCCACCGGGACTTCCTGGAAATGCTGATGGAGACCATCGGCGTGAACGTCAACACGATCGTGGCCAACGCCCGTACCGACGAGCTCCTCGCCGAGTCGCAGCGGCTGACCGCCGAACTCCAGGCCCGCTCCGCGGAGCTCCAGGTGCAGCAGGAGGAGCTCCAGCGCTCCAACGCCGAGCTGGAGGACAAGGCGTCCCTGCTGGTGACGCAGAACCGGGACATCGAGGCGAAGAACCTGCAGATCGAGCAGGCCCGGCAGGAGCTGGAGGCCCGGGCCCAGCAGTTGTCGCTGGCCTCGAAGTACAAGTCGGAGTTCCTGGCCAACATGAGCCACGAGCTGCGCACCCCGCTCAACAGCCTGCTCATCCTCGCCCAGCTCCTCGCCCAGAACCCGTCGCGCAACCTCACCCCGAAGCAGGTCGAGTACGCGGGCATCATCCACTCCGCGGGCTCGGACCTGCTCCAGCTCATCAACGACATCCTGGACCTGTCGAAGGTCGAGGCGGGGAAGATGGACGTCGCCCCCGAACGCGTGACGCTGCGGCAGCTCATCGAGTACGTCGAGGCCACCTTCCGGCCGATGACGTCGCAGAAGGGTCTGGAGTTCAAGGTGACGACGGCCGCCGGAGCGCCGGCGGACCTGCTGACCGACGACTCCCGGCTGCGCCAGGTGCTGCGCAACCTGCTGTCCAACGCGGTGAAGTTCACCGAGCGGGGCGGGGTGGAGCTGGCCGTCGAGCCGGCGCCGGACGACGAGGTGCCCGCGGGCGTGCTGCGGGGCGGTGCCGTGGTGGCCTTCCGGGTGAAGGACACGGGCATCGGCATCCCCGAGCAGAACCTGGAGTCGATCTTCGGCGCCTTCCAGCAGGCGGACGGCACGACCAGCCGCAAGTACGGGGGCACCGGACTCGGACTGTCCATCACCCGGGAGATCGCCCAGTTGCTCGGCGGCGCCGTCACGGTGGACAGCACGCCCGACCGGGGCAGCACCTTCACGCTGTTCCTGCCCGTGGCCCGGCCCGACTTCGAGGAGCTGCTGGCCCGCGGCCCGGAACACGCCCAGGTCGCCCCTGCCGCCGACGCGCTCGCCCGCACGGCGCCGGTGCCCGAGATCACCGGCGGCCACCGGCAGCGACCGCGGCGGCTGCTCGTCGTGGAGGAGCGTCCGCGCGGTCTGCTGACCCTCGTCGCGGAGAGCGTGATCGCGGACCTGACGCACGGACGGGACGACACGGGCGACCGGCCGCCGCTCGACGTCATCACGGCCGTGGGGGCGCAGGAGGCCGTCGGCGCGCTGGCGGCCGAGCCGTGCCACTGCGTCGTCCTGGAGCTGGGCATGCCGGACTCGGAGGCGTCCCGCTTCCTGGAGGCGTTGCGCGACGACTCGGCGCCGCCGAGCGTGCCGGTGCTCGTGCACAGCGGTCACCGCGCGGACGCGGCGCTGGAGGAGAGCCTGCGCGCCGGGGCGGAGGGTGGGGCACTGGAGTTCCTGTCCAGCCTCGACGAACTGCGGGAGCGCATCGCGCTGCACCTGGCCGCCGAGGAGCCCGGGGACGTGCTCTCCCTGGTCCGGCCCGAGGAGCCGCGGAGCCCGGTCCCCGAGGCCGTGGGCGACTCGCCGGCCGGGCGGACCGTCCTCGTCGTCGACGACGACGCCCGGAACCTCTTCGCGCTCAGCGGCATCCTGGAGCTCCACGGTTTCCGGGTCCTGCACGCGGAGAACGGGCGCCGGGGCATCGAGACGCTGCTGGCCCACCCGGACGTCGCGCTGGTCCTGATGGACGTGATGATGCCGGAGATGGACGGGTACACGGCGACGGCCGAGATCCGCCGGATGCCCCGGTACGCCGAGCTGCCGATCATCGCGGTGACGGCGAAGGCGATGCCCGGCGACCGGGAGAAGAGCCTCGCCTCGGGCGCCAGCGACTACGTCACCAAGCCCGTCGACACCCACGACCTCATGGCCTGCGTGAGGCGGTGGCTGCCCGCATGA
- a CDS encoding PRC-barrel domain-containing protein, with amino-acid sequence MESIWSYAAGSGHTEGQDLTGCTVVANDGTIGHVDRQADHFGMRHLVVDTGVWVFGRSVLVPVGMIRGIDPKARTVTVACSRAEVKAAPRFRTDSETMDREYLASVGDYYHRLPPQDTAAG; translated from the coding sequence ATGGAGAGCATCTGGTCGTACGCGGCGGGCAGTGGCCACACGGAGGGCCAGGACCTGACGGGCTGCACCGTCGTCGCGAACGACGGCACCATCGGTCACGTGGACCGCCAGGCCGACCACTTCGGCATGCGGCACCTGGTCGTCGACACCGGCGTCTGGGTCTTCGGCCGGAGCGTGCTCGTGCCGGTCGGCATGATCAGGGGCATCGACCCGAAGGCCCGCACGGTCACCGTCGCCTGCAGCAGGGCGGAGGTCAAGGCCGCGCCCCGGTTCCGGACCGACAGCGAGACGATGGACCGGGAGTACCTGGCGTCCGTCGGCGACTACTACCACCGGCTGCCGCCGCAGGACACCGCCGCGGGCTGA
- a CDS encoding ATP-binding protein, producing the protein MKPSDGITTASPGFAPSGAPAPGAVTSAATARAYAESVARARGGPGRGVRQEDVVDLLLVVSELVTNAILHGGGLAGFEVRPTAEGVWVVVHDNSAVVPRAASAFPTTHHGSGYGWPLVARLARDIVVDPHPGGGKSISVLVPLRDADVR; encoded by the coding sequence ATGAAACCATCCGACGGGATCACCACGGCCTCGCCCGGCTTCGCGCCGTCCGGCGCACCGGCACCGGGCGCCGTGACCAGTGCGGCGACGGCACGCGCGTACGCGGAGTCCGTGGCGCGCGCGCGAGGGGGCCCGGGCCGCGGGGTTCGGCAGGAGGACGTCGTCGACCTGCTGCTCGTGGTCTCCGAGCTGGTCACCAACGCGATCCTGCACGGCGGCGGACTGGCCGGCTTCGAGGTCCGGCCCACGGCCGAGGGCGTGTGGGTCGTGGTCCACGACAACAGCGCGGTGGTACCCCGGGCCGCTTCGGCGTTCCCCACCACACACCACGGGAGCGGCTACGGCTGGCCGCTCGTCGCCCGGCTGGCCCGCGACATCGTCGTCGACCCGCATCCCGGCGGCGGCAAGTCGATCAGCGTGCTGGTGCCCCTGCGCGACGCGGACGTCCGCTGA
- a CDS encoding ATP-binding protein: protein MAAESRWDRTLASEEITNRTASFTGELHNVTGARLVAEEFLYDLARASPPSQPEHWDDILLVVTELAANAVQYAPGPFTLRLRRTFDGVHVVMHDTSTTEPAPRPFHPGNGGGGIGWHLIHTLSDQVSVVTGERGKDIHVFLPW, encoded by the coding sequence ATGGCAGCCGAGTCGCGTTGGGACAGGACACTGGCTTCCGAGGAGATCACGAATCGCACCGCCAGCTTCACCGGGGAGCTGCACAATGTGACCGGTGCGCGCCTGGTCGCGGAGGAATTCCTCTACGACCTGGCCCGTGCGTCACCCCCCTCGCAGCCCGAGCACTGGGACGACATCCTTCTGGTCGTCACGGAGCTGGCGGCGAACGCGGTGCAGTACGCGCCGGGACCGTTCACGCTTCGGCTGCGCCGGACCTTCGACGGCGTGCACGTGGTGATGCACGACACGAGTACGACCGAACCGGCGCCGCGTCCCTTCCATCCGGGCAACGGCGGCGGGGGCATCGGCTGGCATCTGATCCACACCCTGTCCGACCAGGTGAGCGTCGTCACCGGCGAGCGGGGCAAGGACATCCACGTCTTCCTGCCCTGGTGA
- a CDS encoding AMP-dependent synthetase/ligase, with translation MRDLALAPPPLSPLTGGLADSLFETAARNPTLPMLARRSDADPAVWREVTAVEFRDEVVDLAKGLIACGISPGDRVAILARTRYEWTVFSYALWAVGAEVVPIYPTSSRDQVEWILRDAGCVAVVVEDEQSVMTVGSVCASLPSLRHVWQLDAGVMDTLVARGEFLPFATVDSMRRIVLPDSTAVVAYTSGTSGRAMGCALSHRGLASPCDTLIAGWGHTVAPPGEQGVVLAFLPFSHVYGLMIQSLCVRGGLLMGHEPAMTAEALSSALRSLRPTYLYAVPSVLEKLYKNFLRTAQKAGRGALFERAAETARDFAAALERQRLGRGAGPGLDLRLQHALYERTVYRRLRSALGGRVRRATSGGSPLSRELSLFFEGIGVYVHDGYGLTETSGGLTMQPLGREKSGTVGQPLPGMEIRVADDGEILVRGPSLFQGYIGDEAATLEVLRGGWLATGDLGHLDDENYLAITGRKKDIIITSGGKSVAPAALEQRLRMHPLVHQAVVVGDNRPCVGALITLDPEFLTHWRAGLALQGDAPVREAREENALREEVARAVAAANSAVSRSESIRVFRVLPDPFDVANGMLTPSMKLRRDEIVRTYAFEIDAMYEARSHGRPPAPPQEPAGWEDSDNVFFR, from the coding sequence ATGCGCGACCTCGCTCTCGCTCCCCCGCCCCTTTCGCCCCTGACCGGCGGGCTCGCCGACAGCCTCTTCGAGACCGCCGCCCGAAATCCGACGCTGCCGATGCTCGCCCGCCGTTCCGACGCCGACCCGGCCGTCTGGCGGGAGGTGACCGCCGTGGAGTTCCGTGACGAGGTGGTCGACCTGGCCAAGGGGCTGATCGCGTGCGGGATCTCGCCGGGCGACCGGGTGGCGATCCTGGCCCGCACCCGCTACGAGTGGACGGTCTTCAGCTATGCGCTGTGGGCGGTGGGCGCCGAGGTCGTACCGATCTATCCGACCTCCTCGCGCGACCAGGTCGAGTGGATCCTGCGGGACGCCGGCTGTGTGGCCGTGGTGGTCGAGGACGAGCAGAGTGTGATGACCGTCGGCTCCGTGTGCGCGTCGCTGCCGTCCCTGCGCCACGTCTGGCAGTTGGACGCGGGCGTGATGGACACGCTCGTGGCGCGCGGCGAGTTCCTCCCCTTCGCCACCGTCGACTCCATGCGCCGCATCGTGCTGCCGGACTCCACGGCGGTCGTCGCCTACACCTCCGGCACGTCCGGCCGCGCCATGGGCTGCGCGCTGAGCCACCGGGGCCTGGCCAGTCCGTGCGACACGCTGATCGCGGGCTGGGGCCACACGGTGGCGCCGCCCGGGGAGCAGGGCGTCGTCCTGGCCTTCCTGCCGTTCTCGCACGTGTACGGACTGATGATCCAGAGCCTGTGCGTCCGGGGCGGACTGCTCATGGGGCACGAGCCGGCGATGACCGCGGAAGCGCTGTCCTCGGCGCTGCGCTCCTTGCGCCCGACGTACCTCTACGCCGTCCCGTCGGTTCTCGAGAAGCTCTACAAGAACTTCCTGCGCACGGCCCAGAAGGCGGGCCGCGGGGCGCTGTTCGAGCGGGCCGCCGAGACGGCGCGGGACTTCGCCGCCGCGCTGGAACGCCAGCGGCTGGGCAGGGGCGCGGGGCCCGGCCTCGACCTGCGCCTCCAGCACGCCTTGTACGAGCGGACGGTGTACCGCCGGCTGCGGAGCGCGCTGGGCGGACGGGTGCGCCGCGCGACGTCCGGTGGTTCACCCCTCAGCCGCGAACTGTCCCTCTTCTTCGAGGGCATCGGCGTCTACGTCCACGACGGCTACGGCCTGACGGAGACCAGCGGCGGGCTGACGATGCAGCCGCTGGGCCGGGAGAAGTCCGGCACGGTGGGCCAGCCGCTGCCCGGGATGGAGATCAGGGTGGCCGACGACGGGGAGATCCTGGTGCGCGGGCCGTCCCTGTTCCAGGGGTACATCGGTGACGAGGCCGCCACCCTCGAGGTGCTGCGCGGCGGCTGGCTGGCCACCGGGGACCTCGGGCACCTGGACGACGAGAACTATCTGGCGATCACGGGCCGCAAGAAGGACATCATCATCACCAGCGGCGGCAAGAGCGTGGCCCCGGCCGCCCTGGAGCAGCGGCTGCGCATGCATCCGCTCGTCCACCAGGCGGTGGTCGTGGGCGACAACCGGCCCTGTGTCGGCGCCCTGATCACGCTCGACCCGGAGTTCTTGACGCACTGGCGGGCGGGCCTGGCCCTGCAGGGGGACGCCCCGGTCCGGGAGGCACGCGAGGAGAACGCGCTGCGGGAGGAGGTCGCGCGGGCCGTCGCCGCGGCCAACAGTGCCGTGTCGCGCTCGGAGTCCATCCGGGTCTTCCGCGTCCTGCCCGATCCGTTCGACGTGGCCAACGGAATGCTCACCCCGTCGATGAAGCTGCGGCGGGACGAGATCGTACGGACCTACGCCTTCGAGATCGACGCGATGTACGAGGCGCGGTCGCACGGCCGTCCGCCGGCACCGCCCCAGGAGCCGGCCGGCTGGGAGGACTCGGACAACGTGTTCTTCCGGTGA
- a CDS encoding DUF6480 family protein encodes MSYTNPDPEPERTTGLEQGGGVPPGETPPGESSTSEAGPWEGNNPPKGWAKAPLAVILVLVLLVAAGFLGYALVLIL; translated from the coding sequence ATGAGCTATACGAACCCCGACCCGGAACCCGAACGCACCACCGGACTGGAACAGGGAGGCGGTGTGCCGCCCGGCGAGACCCCGCCGGGAGAGAGCAGCACGTCCGAGGCGGGCCCGTGGGAGGGCAACAACCCGCCCAAGGGCTGGGCCAAGGCGCCCCTGGCCGTGATCCTCGTCCTGGTGCTCCTCGTCGCGGCGGGCTTCCTGGGGTACGCCCTGGTCCTGATCCTCTGA
- a CDS encoding glutamate--cysteine ligase 2: MRTVGVEEELLLVDPETGEPRALSAAVLARVSLGDAGQDVFEKELHEQMLEFATHPQADMERLHAEIVRCREEAGRHAGEIGCAVAALATSPLPVTPSIGVNRRYEWMADQYGVVVQEQLVLGCHVHVSVESDEEGVAVIDRVRPWLPVLTALSANSPFWQGRDSSYSSYRSRVWQRWPSAGPTELFGSAETYHRRVADMLATGTILDDGMIYFDVRLSQRYPTVEFRVADVCLDAGTAVVVAALARALVDTAAREWREGGEPAAHSVSLLRLAAWRAARSGLTEELLHPATMRRMPAETVVRALLDHVGEALAADGDLDRVREGVAALLRHGNGARVQRELLERTGSLRDVVTECVRRTQAA, from the coding sequence GTGCGCACCGTCGGAGTGGAGGAGGAACTCCTCCTGGTCGACCCCGAGACCGGCGAGCCGCGGGCCCTGTCCGCCGCCGTGCTCGCCCGGGTCTCGCTGGGCGACGCCGGGCAGGACGTGTTCGAGAAGGAACTGCACGAGCAGATGCTCGAGTTCGCCACGCATCCGCAGGCCGACATGGAGCGGCTGCACGCGGAGATCGTCCGCTGCCGTGAGGAGGCCGGGCGGCACGCCGGGGAGATCGGCTGTGCCGTGGCCGCGCTCGCCACGTCGCCGCTGCCGGTCACCCCCTCCATCGGCGTGAACCGCCGCTACGAGTGGATGGCCGACCAGTACGGCGTCGTGGTCCAGGAGCAGCTCGTCCTGGGCTGCCACGTGCACGTCTCGGTGGAGTCCGACGAGGAGGGCGTCGCGGTGATCGACCGGGTGCGGCCCTGGTTGCCGGTGCTGACCGCGCTGAGCGCGAACTCCCCGTTCTGGCAGGGCAGGGACTCCTCCTACAGCAGCTATCGCAGCCGGGTCTGGCAGCGCTGGCCGTCGGCCGGGCCGACGGAGCTGTTCGGTTCGGCGGAGACCTATCACCGCCGGGTCGCGGACATGCTGGCCACCGGCACGATCCTCGACGACGGGATGATCTACTTCGACGTCCGGCTGTCCCAGCGGTACCCGACGGTCGAGTTCCGGGTCGCGGACGTCTGCCTGGACGCCGGGACGGCCGTCGTCGTCGCCGCCCTGGCCCGCGCGCTGGTCGACACGGCCGCACGCGAGTGGCGGGAGGGCGGGGAGCCGGCCGCGCACAGTGTGAGCCTGCTGCGCCTCGCGGCCTGGCGGGCGGCCCGGTCCGGGCTGACGGAGGAACTGCTGCATCCCGCCACGATGCGGCGGATGCCGGCCGAGACGGTCGTACGGGCGCTGCTGGACCACGTCGGGGAGGCGCTGGCCGCCGACGGCGACCTCGACCGGGTACGGGAGGGCGTCGCCGCCCTGCTGCGGCACGGCAACGGTGCCCGGGTGCAGCGCGAGCTGCTGGAGCGCACCGGCAGCCTGCGGGACGTCGTCACCGAGTGCGTACGCCGTACTCAGGCGGCCTGA
- the glgB gene encoding 1,4-alpha-glucan branching enzyme encodes MALRDTSLPEPSGPVPSAPGACATAPPLDPTDRGRLLAGAHHDPHALLGAHLVPGGVAFRALRPFAREVSVVVDGERHGLVSEEDGLFSGVLPLAKIPAYTLVVAYEEGERETHDPYRFLPALGELDLHLIAEGRHEQLWQALGAEPMTHEGVAGTRFTVWAPNAQGVRVATDFTHWDGTAFPMRSLGSSGVWELFLPGVGEGTRYKFEIHSRYGHRFLKADPMARAAEEPPNTASVVTASAYDWGDGEWMRTRAETPVHEAPFSVYEVHLPSWRPGLTYRQLAEALPAYVKDLGFTHVELMPVAEHPYGPSWGYQVTGFYAPTARLGSPDDFRYLVDALHRAGIGVIMDWVPAHFPKDDWALARFDGDPLYEPGDSRRAEHPDWGTYTFDFARTEVRNFLVANAVYWCEEFHIDGLRVDAVASMLYLDYSRDSGQWEPNQYGGREDLAAMAFLQEMNATVYRRCPGVVTIAEESTAWGGVTRPTDTGGLGFGLKWNMGWMHDSLEYVAHEPVHRKYHHHEMTFSMVYAYSENYCLPISHDEVVHGKQALVSKMPGDWWQRRANVRAYLGFMWAHPGKQLLFMGQEFAQGAEWSEKQGPEWWLLDEGYHSAGDHRGIQDLVRDLNTRYGRTPALWQRDTDPAGFRWVAVDAAEDNVFAFLRFAADGTALLSVSNFSPVVRHDYGLAVGDEAVAWQEVLNTDAERYGGSGVTGPDPVKPEDGSIRVTLPPLATVWLMPYAL; translated from the coding sequence GTGGCCCTCCGCGACACCTCGCTCCCCGAGCCGTCCGGTCCCGTCCCGTCCGCCCCCGGTGCGTGCGCAACCGCCCCGCCCCTCGACCCGACCGACCGGGGGCGCCTCCTGGCGGGCGCCCACCACGATCCGCACGCCCTGCTCGGTGCCCACCTCGTCCCGGGCGGTGTCGCCTTCCGGGCGCTGCGCCCGTTCGCCCGCGAGGTGAGCGTGGTCGTCGACGGCGAGCGCCACGGCCTCGTGTCGGAGGAGGACGGTCTCTTCTCCGGGGTCCTGCCGCTGGCGAAGATCCCGGCGTACACCCTCGTCGTGGCGTACGAGGAGGGCGAGCGGGAGACGCACGACCCGTACCGCTTCCTGCCCGCCCTCGGCGAGCTCGACCTGCACCTGATCGCCGAGGGCCGGCACGAGCAGCTCTGGCAGGCCCTCGGCGCGGAGCCGATGACCCACGAGGGCGTCGCCGGCACCCGGTTCACGGTGTGGGCGCCGAACGCCCAGGGGGTGCGGGTCGCCACGGACTTCACCCACTGGGACGGCACGGCGTTCCCGATGCGCTCGCTGGGCTCGTCCGGGGTGTGGGAGCTGTTCCTGCCGGGCGTCGGCGAGGGCACCCGGTACAAGTTCGAGATCCACTCCCGGTACGGTCACCGGTTCCTCAAGGCCGACCCGATGGCCCGCGCGGCCGAGGAGCCCCCGAACACCGCGTCCGTGGTGACCGCCTCGGCGTACGACTGGGGCGACGGGGAGTGGATGCGGACCCGGGCCGAGACGCCCGTGCACGAGGCGCCGTTCTCCGTGTACGAGGTGCACCTGCCGTCCTGGCGGCCGGGGCTGACCTACCGCCAACTGGCCGAGGCGCTGCCCGCGTACGTCAAGGACCTGGGCTTCACCCATGTCGAGCTGATGCCGGTCGCCGAGCACCCCTACGGGCCGTCCTGGGGCTACCAGGTCACCGGCTTCTACGCGCCGACCGCGCGCCTCGGCTCGCCCGACGACTTCCGGTACCTGGTCGACGCCCTGCACCGGGCGGGGATCGGCGTGATCATGGACTGGGTGCCGGCGCACTTCCCGAAGGACGACTGGGCGCTGGCCCGCTTCGACGGGGACCCGCTGTACGAGCCCGGGGACTCCCGGCGTGCGGAGCACCCGGACTGGGGGACGTACACGTTCGACTTCGCGCGGACCGAGGTGCGCAACTTCCTGGTGGCGAACGCGGTGTACTGGTGCGAGGAGTTCCACATCGACGGGCTGCGCGTCGACGCGGTCGCCTCGATGCTCTACCTCGACTACTCGCGTGACTCCGGTCAGTGGGAGCCCAACCAGTACGGCGGCCGGGAGGACCTGGCGGCGATGGCGTTCCTCCAGGAGATGAACGCGACCGTCTACCGGCGCTGCCCCGGCGTGGTGACCATCGCCGAGGAGTCGACCGCGTGGGGCGGGGTGACCCGGCCCACCGACACCGGCGGGCTCGGCTTCGGGCTGAAGTGGAACATGGGCTGGATGCACGACTCGCTGGAGTACGTCGCGCACGAGCCGGTGCACCGCAAGTACCACCACCACGAGATGACCTTCTCGATGGTGTACGCCTACAGCGAGAACTACTGCCTGCCGATCTCCCACGACGAGGTGGTGCACGGCAAGCAGGCGCTCGTGTCGAAGATGCCCGGTGACTGGTGGCAGCGGCGGGCGAACGTCCGCGCCTACCTCGGGTTCATGTGGGCGCACCCCGGCAAGCAGCTCCTCTTCATGGGACAGGAGTTCGCGCAGGGCGCCGAGTGGTCGGAGAAGCAGGGACCGGAGTGGTGGCTGCTCGACGAGGGGTACCACTCGGCGGGCGACCACCGGGGGATCCAGGACCTGGTCCGCGACCTCAACACCCGCTACGGGCGGACCCCGGCCCTGTGGCAGCGCGACACCGATCCGGCCGGTTTCCGGTGGGTCGCCGTGGACGCGGCCGAGGACAACGTCTTCGCGTTCCTGCGGTTCGCGGCGGACGGCACCGCGCTGCTGTCGGTGTCGAACTTCTCCCCGGTCGTCCGGCACGATTACGGGCTCGCCGTCGGCGACGAGGCCGTCGCCTGGCAGGAGGTGCTCAACACCGACGCCGAGCGGTACGGCGGCTCGGGCGTGACCGGCCCCGACCCGGTCAAGCCCGAGGACGGGAGCATCCGGGTCACGCTGCCTCCGCTGGCCACGGTGTGGCTGATGCCGTACGCCCTGTGA